The following coding sequences are from one Paracoccus alcaliphilus window:
- a CDS encoding metal ABC transporter permease has product MNGFFAALFLQAGYNTALVTVGAAVLGACAGAIGSFVLLRKRSLVSDAISHATLPGLALAFIAMALLTGDGRWMPGLMIGAAISAGLGLLIVDWLQRRTRLAEDAAIGAVLSVFFGAGVVLMTVVQVMPVGRQAGLSSYLLGSTAGMLRSEAQIIAIAAALTGIAIFLLRRPFTLVCFDPEYAQVRGINVRLTDLAMMGLLMAVTVIGLKVAGLVLIVALTITPPVAARFWTDRPGRMVVIAAVLGAMAAWLGAVVSSLDRGLPTGSLIVLFAFALFVLSLVFSPRRGLLAGVIHRLRFHGLVHERQGLLALARNQPIYDRDSLRRLRSRGFVRADGVATLEGRAAAADACRDEARWTLYRSLYPEEAAASMSQGIRPLAEVLSPDIIEDLDRRLGTAAGPREVAP; this is encoded by the coding sequence ATGAACGGCTTTTTCGCGGCACTGTTCCTGCAGGCGGGCTATAACACCGCGCTGGTGACGGTGGGGGCGGCGGTGCTGGGGGCCTGCGCGGGGGCCATCGGCAGCTTTGTGCTGCTGCGCAAACGTTCGCTGGTATCGGATGCGATCAGCCATGCGACCCTGCCGGGGCTGGCGCTGGCCTTCATCGCAATGGCGCTGCTGACCGGCGATGGCCGCTGGATGCCGGGGCTGATGATCGGGGCGGCGATATCCGCCGGGCTGGGGCTGCTGATCGTGGACTGGCTGCAACGCCGCACCCGGCTGGCCGAGGATGCCGCGATCGGCGCTGTCCTGTCGGTGTTCTTCGGCGCCGGGGTGGTGCTGATGACCGTGGTGCAGGTGATGCCGGTCGGGCGGCAGGCGGGGCTGTCCAGCTATCTTCTGGGTTCGACGGCGGGGATGCTGCGATCCGAGGCGCAGATCATCGCCATTGCCGCCGCGCTGACCGGCATCGCGATCTTTCTGCTGCGCCGCCCTTTTACGCTGGTCTGTTTCGACCCCGAATATGCGCAGGTCAGGGGGATCAATGTCCGGCTGACCGATCTGGCGATGATGGGGCTGCTGATGGCGGTGACGGTGATCGGGCTGAAGGTGGCCGGGCTGGTGCTGATCGTGGCGCTGACCATCACCCCCCCGGTCGCCGCACGGTTCTGGACGGACCGCCCCGGCCGCATGGTGGTGATCGCAGCCGTGCTGGGGGCGATGGCGGCATGGCTGGGGGCGGTGGTGTCCTCGCTGGATCGCGGTCTGCCCACCGGGTCGCTGATCGTGCTGTTCGCCTTTGCGCTGTTCGTGCTGTCGCTGGTCTTTTCGCCGCGCCGGGGGCTGCTGGCGGGGGTCATCCACCGGCTGCGGTTTCATGGCCTTGTGCACGAGCGTCAGGGCCTGCTGGCGCTGGCCCGCAACCAGCCGATCTATGACCGCGACAGCCTGCGCCGCCTGCGGTCGCGGGGCTTTGTCCGCGCCGACGGGGTCGCCACCCTGGAAGGCCGCGCCGCCGCCGCCGATGCCTGCCGGGACGAGGCGCGCTGGACCCTCTATCGCAGCCTTTACCCCGAAGAGGCCGCCGCCTCGATGTCGCAGGGCATCCGCCCGCTGGCCGAGGTGCTGTCGCCCGATATCATCGAGGATCTGGACCGCAGGCTGGGCACGGCCGCTGGTCCGCGAGAGGTCGCCCCATGA
- a CDS encoding metal ABC transporter ATP-binding protein, with amino-acid sequence MNASPELVAHGGRRLARDHPESPLAIGGLTVSYGDKPVLFSVDFVTPPGAMLAVIGPNGAGKSTLIKAALGIVPRVSGEVTSFGRPLKQARHRIAYVPQRASVDWDFPATVLDVVLMGLYRDIGFLRFAGARHRRRAMDCLDRVGMQAFAHRQIGQLSGGQQQRVFLARALAQDAELYVMDEPFAGVDAATERAIIAVLKDLNQRGKTIICVHHDLATVRDYFSHVLILNVRRVADGPVAAAFTPENLQIAYGGRLATAQIDRIATGIAGQAG; translated from the coding sequence ATGAACGCCAGTCCGGAACTTGTGGCGCATGGCGGGCGCAGGCTGGCCCGCGACCATCCCGAAAGCCCGCTGGCGATCGGCGGGCTGACGGTGTCCTATGGCGACAAGCCGGTGCTGTTCTCGGTGGATTTCGTGACGCCGCCGGGGGCGATGCTGGCGGTGATCGGGCCGAATGGTGCGGGTAAATCGACGCTGATCAAGGCGGCGCTGGGGATCGTCCCGCGGGTCTCGGGCGAGGTGACGTCCTTCGGACGGCCGCTGAAGCAGGCCCGGCACCGCATCGCCTATGTGCCGCAGCGGGCCAGCGTGGATTGGGATTTTCCGGCCACCGTGCTGGATGTGGTGCTGATGGGGCTGTATCGCGATATCGGCTTTCTGCGTTTCGCGGGCGCGCGCCACCGAAGGCGGGCGATGGATTGTCTGGATCGCGTGGGCATGCAGGCCTTCGCGCATCGCCAGATCGGGCAATTGTCGGGCGGCCAGCAGCAGCGGGTGTTTCTGGCCCGCGCACTGGCGCAGGACGCCGAACTCTATGTCATGGACGAGCCCTTTGCCGGGGTCGATGCGGCGACCGAACGCGCCATCATCGCCGTGCTGAAGGACCTGAACCAGCGCGGCAAGACCATCATCTGCGTGCATCACGATCTGGCCACGGTGCGCGATTATTTCAGCCATGTGCTGATCCTGAATGTGCGCCGGGTCGCGGATGGGCCGGTGGCAGCGGCCTTTACCCCCGAGAATTTGCAGATCGCCTATGGCGGGCGGCTGGCCACGGCGCAAATCGACCGGATCGCCACCGGCATCGCGGGTCAGGCGGGATGA
- a CDS encoding competence/damage-inducible protein A — MQSDNPTAAILVIGDEILSGRTREGNAHHLAQVLNATGFDLREIRVVPDDHDQIVAAIRAFDGSLGGAYDLLFTSGGIGPTHDDITADAVAAAHGTTVEIHDAARALLQARCDRMGTELTPNRLRMARIPVGAALIDNAVSGAPGFSIGNTHVMAGVPEVFRGMVDWLVPRLGGGRPVQSRTIEVRRGESDVADELGVIAAEFPDLSLGSYPYHDERGWGTNLVVRGLDAARVEQAMDQLKQRLSL; from the coding sequence ATGCAATCAGACAATCCGACAGCCGCCATCCTTGTGATCGGGGACGAGATCCTTTCGGGCCGCACCCGCGAAGGCAACGCCCATCATCTGGCGCAGGTGCTGAACGCCACCGGCTTCGACCTGCGCGAAATCCGCGTCGTTCCCGATGATCACGACCAGATCGTGGCCGCGATCCGCGCCTTCGACGGCAGTCTGGGCGGGGCTTATGACCTGTTGTTCACCTCGGGCGGGATCGGGCCGACCCATGATGATATCACCGCCGATGCCGTCGCCGCCGCCCACGGCACCACGGTCGAGATCCATGACGCTGCCCGCGCCCTGCTGCAGGCCCGCTGCGACCGGATGGGCACGGAACTGACGCCCAACCGGCTGCGCATGGCGCGGATCCCGGTGGGGGCGGCGCTGATCGACAATGCGGTGTCCGGCGCGCCCGGCTTCTCGATCGGCAACACCCATGTCATGGCCGGTGTCCCCGAGGTGTTTCGCGGCATGGTGGACTGGCTGGTCCCGCGTCTGGGCGGTGGCCGCCCGGTGCAGTCCCGCACCATCGAGGTCCGCCGCGGCGAAAGCGACGTGGCCGACGAACTGGGCGTGATCGCGGCGGAATTTCCTGACCTGTCGCTGGGGTCCTATCCTTATCACGACGAACGCGGCTGGGGCACAAATCTGGTCGTGCGCGGGCTGGATGCGGCGCGGGTCGAACAGGCGATGGATCAGCTGAAGCAAAGGCTGTCGCTGTGA
- a CDS encoding tripartite tricarboxylate transporter substrate-binding protein yields the protein MKKITLFTAAAALAAGAAWAQDYPTQPINVVVPFAAGGPTDTVTRLVAQAMSRELGQQIVVENVGGAGGTLGAARVAQANADGYTLLLHHIGMSTAPSLYRELPFDPLTDFEYIGLVTEVPMVFVGRNDLEVDTLEDAIAWIREEGENVMYANAGIGAASHLCGLLFMNSIDTQMTTIPYQGTAPAVTDLMGGQVDFLCDQTTNTTQQIRDGSIKPFAVTVPERLDSLPDLPTTAEAGLGDFEITIWHGLYAPAGTPDEVVSSLTAALQTALQDETVIERFADLGTAPSPQEDATPEALKAKVESEIELWRPLIDAAGVYAN from the coding sequence ATGAAGAAGATCACGCTGTTTACCGCCGCTGCGGCGTTGGCTGCCGGTGCCGCTTGGGCGCAGGATTATCCGACGCAGCCGATCAATGTCGTCGTGCCCTTTGCGGCGGGTGGCCCGACCGACACCGTTACCCGTCTGGTCGCGCAGGCCATGAGCCGGGAACTGGGCCAGCAGATCGTGGTCGAGAATGTCGGCGGCGCCGGTGGCACGCTGGGGGCGGCGCGTGTCGCACAGGCGAATGCGGATGGCTATACGCTGCTGCTGCATCACATCGGCATGTCCACCGCGCCGTCGCTCTATCGCGAACTGCCCTTCGATCCGCTGACCGATTTCGAATATATCGGGTTGGTGACCGAGGTGCCGATGGTCTTTGTCGGCCGCAACGATCTGGAGGTCGATACGCTGGAGGACGCCATCGCCTGGATCCGCGAGGAAGGCGAGAACGTGATGTATGCCAATGCCGGAATCGGTGCGGCGTCGCATCTGTGCGGTCTGCTGTTCATGAACTCGATCGACACGCAGATGACGACGATCCCCTATCAGGGCACGGCACCCGCGGTGACCGATCTGATGGGCGGTCAGGTGGATTTCCTGTGCGACCAGACCACCAACACCACCCAGCAGATCCGCGACGGCTCGATCAAGCCCTTCGCCGTGACGGTGCCGGAACGTCTGGACAGCCTGCCCGACTTGCCGACCACTGCCGAGGCCGGGCTGGGTGATTTCGAGATCACCATCTGGCACGGGCTTTACGCCCCCGCAGGCACCCCCGACGAGGTCGTCAGCAGCCTGACCGCCGCGTTGCAGACCGCGCTTCAGGATGAAACCGTGATCGAGCGCTTTGCCGATCTGGGCACCGCGCCCTCGCCGCAGGAAGATGCGACCCCCGAGGCACTGAAGGCCAAGGTCGAATCCGAAATCGAGCTGTGGCGTCCGCTGATCGACGCGGCTGGCGTTTACGCCAACTGA
- a CDS encoding GNAT family N-acetyltransferase translates to MNDTGLRAAFQATWPAAEYADAGGFRVGCGLGGGGRVSCAMATGPWTEADLHEAVGLHQRWGQRPMFLVFDDDALLIAALKARAFVRESPTVVMEIPVAVLTDSPVPMLSAFTIWPPLAIQREIWSAGGIGPARQAVMERVSDPHISIMGRVEDRVAGTAFAAVHGPVAMVHAIETDPTLRRRGVAGRMMRQAAFWAADRGAERLALAVTRANVNALALYERMGFQEVAGYTYYARPEGWA, encoded by the coding sequence GTGAACGACACCGGGCTGCGCGCCGCCTTTCAGGCGACATGGCCCGCGGCGGAATATGCCGATGCGGGCGGCTTCCGCGTGGGCTGCGGGCTGGGCGGCGGTGGCCGGGTCAGTTGCGCGATGGCCACCGGGCCGTGGACCGAAGCCGATCTGCACGAGGCCGTCGGGCTTCATCAGCGCTGGGGTCAGCGCCCGATGTTTCTGGTCTTCGACGACGACGCCCTGCTGATCGCGGCGCTGAAGGCGCGGGCCTTCGTGCGCGAATCGCCCACCGTGGTCATGGAGATCCCCGTCGCCGTCCTGACCGACAGCCCCGTCCCAATGCTGTCGGCCTTCACCATCTGGCCGCCTCTGGCGATCCAGCGCGAGATCTGGAGCGCGGGCGGCATCGGCCCCGCCCGTCAGGCGGTAATGGAACGTGTCAGCGATCCGCATATTTCGATCATGGGCCGGGTCGAGGACCGGGTGGCCGGCACCGCCTTTGCCGCCGTCCACGGCCCGGTGGCGATGGTCCACGCCATCGAGACCGATCCGACCCTGCGCCGCCGTGGCGTGGCGGGCCGGATGATGCGTCAGGCGGCTTTCTGGGCGGCCGACCGCGGTGCCGAACGCCTCGCCCTCGCCGTCACCCGCGCCAATGTGAATGCGCTGGCACTCTATGAGCGGATGGGGTTCCAGGAGGTCGCGGGCTATACCTACTACGCCCGCCCCGAGGGCTGGGCCTAG
- a CDS encoding sigma-54-dependent transcriptional regulator, whose product MTLTQVLLVDDEDQMRRATSQALDLAGFGVSEFNAAERALDYVSFGFAGVVITDIRMPGMDGMTLMTRIHEIDPEIPVILITGHGEVQLAVRAMREGAYDFVEKPFATGRLTEIVRRAAERRQLVLENRLLRAAAGQRDDLEQRLVGRSAAMIELRSRLRTVGPTNADVLLMGATGVGKEVTARALHDFSPRASRPFIAINCAALPLTLIESELFGHELGAFPGAMRARFGRFELAQGGTILLDEIGAMPLDVQAKLLRVIEERKVSRLGSNEEYQLDVRFIATSKTDLAERVAEGAFREDLFYRLNVVTLHVPPLSERREDVPLLFLKLVQEAAVRHQRDPRPVPEQVIAAVAARDWPGNVRELRNAADRYGLGLGLQFEDGAADAAPPQRLSARVAAYEKQVIADALAAHGGSLKPVYESLGLSRKSLYEKMQKHGLDRRGFLSDAGGPG is encoded by the coding sequence GTGACACTGACGCAGGTTCTGCTTGTCGATGACGAAGACCAAATGCGGCGCGCGACCTCTCAGGCGCTGGATCTGGCGGGGTTCGGCGTGAGCGAGTTCAACGCGGCGGAACGGGCGCTGGATTATGTCAGCTTTGGCTTTGCGGGCGTGGTCATCACCGATATCCGCATGCCGGGGATGGACGGCATGACGCTAATGACCCGCATCCACGAGATCGACCCCGAAATCCCGGTGATCCTGATTACCGGCCATGGAGAGGTGCAGCTGGCCGTGCGGGCAATGCGCGAAGGCGCTTATGATTTCGTCGAAAAGCCCTTCGCCACCGGCAGGCTGACCGAGATCGTCCGCCGCGCCGCCGAACGCCGCCAGCTGGTGCTGGAAAACCGGCTGCTGCGGGCGGCGGCGGGCCAGCGCGACGATCTGGAACAGCGGCTGGTCGGGCGATCCGCCGCGATGATCGAGCTGCGCTCTCGTCTGCGAACGGTGGGGCCGACCAATGCTGATGTGCTGCTGATGGGCGCAACCGGCGTCGGCAAGGAGGTCACGGCCCGGGCGCTGCATGATTTCAGCCCCCGCGCCTCGCGCCCCTTCATCGCCATCAACTGCGCCGCCCTGCCGCTGACCCTGATCGAGAGCGAGCTTTTCGGTCACGAACTGGGCGCCTTTCCCGGCGCGATGCGGGCGCGTTTCGGCAGGTTCGAGCTGGCGCAGGGCGGCACGATCCTGCTGGACGAGATCGGGGCGATGCCGCTGGACGTGCAGGCCAAGCTGTTGCGGGTGATTGAGGAACGCAAGGTTTCCCGGCTGGGATCGAACGAGGAATACCAGCTGGACGTGCGGTTCATCGCCACAAGCAAGACCGATCTGGCCGAACGGGTGGCCGAGGGCGCCTTCCGCGAGGATCTGTTCTATCGCCTGAATGTCGTGACGCTGCATGTGCCGCCGCTGTCGGAACGACGCGAGGATGTGCCGCTGCTGTTTCTGAAACTGGTGCAGGAGGCCGCCGTCCGCCATCAGCGCGACCCCCGGCCCGTGCCCGAACAGGTGATTGCGGCCGTGGCGGCGCGCGACTGGCCGGGCAATGTCCGCGAATTGCGCAATGCGGCGGATCGCTATGGTCTGGGCCTGGGCCTGCAATTCGAGGATGGCGCGGCCGATGCCGCCCCGCCGCAGCGGCTGTCGGCCCGCGTCGCGGCCTATGAAAAGCAGGTGATTGCGGACGCCTTGGCGGCTCATGGCGGCAGCCTGAAGCCGGTTTACGAAAGCCTCGGCCTGTCGCGCAAATCCCTGTATGAAAAGATGCAGAAACACGGGCTGGATCGTCGCGGCTTTCTGTCCGATGCCGGGGGTCCGGGCTGA
- a CDS encoding metal ABC transporter solute-binding protein, Zn/Mn family, whose product MMNRRTLLAGVGTVLLAALALNPAQAAGGRLNVVATTGMIADAITQVGGERVEVRALMGPGVDPHGYRQTRSDIMAMTSADAVFWHGLSLEAQLEQFFHELGDIKPVVALAELLPRDSLLGSEEYEGRHDPHVWMDPTLWADVVEAARDSLTDLDPEGAETFAANAETHLQELSELQDYAAGVLATVPPEARVLVTAHDAFNYFGRAYDYEVMGIQGISTESEAGLAQIESLVRLLVDRRIGGIFVESSVSDRNVMALIEGARAQGHDLTIGGELFSDAMGSPGSYEGSYIGMIDHNVTTITRALGGEAPEKGMKGLLGDVK is encoded by the coding sequence ATGATGAACAGGCGAACGCTTTTGGCCGGGGTGGGGACGGTACTTCTGGCGGCATTGGCGTTGAATCCCGCCCAGGCGGCAGGGGGCAGGCTGAACGTCGTTGCCACCACCGGCATGATCGCCGATGCCATCACCCAGGTCGGCGGAGAGCGGGTCGAGGTTCGCGCGCTGATGGGGCCCGGTGTCGATCCGCATGGCTATCGCCAGACGCGGTCGGACATCATGGCGATGACCTCGGCCGATGCGGTGTTCTGGCATGGTCTGTCCCTCGAGGCGCAGCTGGAGCAGTTCTTCCACGAACTGGGCGATATCAAGCCGGTCGTGGCACTGGCCGAGCTGTTGCCACGGGACAGCCTGCTGGGGTCCGAGGAATATGAGGGCCGCCATGATCCGCATGTCTGGATGGACCCCACTCTTTGGGCCGATGTGGTCGAGGCGGCGCGCGATTCGCTGACCGATCTTGATCCCGAAGGCGCCGAGACATTTGCCGCCAATGCCGAGACCCATTTGCAGGAACTGTCGGAATTGCAGGATTATGCCGCAGGCGTGCTGGCCACCGTGCCGCCAGAGGCGCGGGTGCTGGTCACGGCCCATGACGCCTTCAACTATTTCGGGCGGGCCTATGATTACGAGGTGATGGGGATTCAGGGGATCTCGACCGAATCCGAGGCCGGGCTGGCGCAGATCGAATCTCTGGTCAGGCTGCTGGTGGATCGGCGGATCGGCGGGATCTTTGTCGAAAGCTCGGTTTCCGACCGCAATGTCATGGCGCTGATCGAAGGTGCGCGCGCGCAGGGGCACGATCTGACCATCGGCGGAGAGCTGTTTTCCGACGCGATGGGCAGTCCCGGCAGCTATGAGGGCAGCTATATCGGCATGATCGACCATAACGTCACCACCATCACCCGCGCACTTGGCGGCGAGGCGCCGGAAAAGGGCATGAAGGGCCTGTTGGGGGACGTGAAATGA
- a CDS encoding metal ABC transporter permease, with translation MINGFVQLSLTPILIGTLAACACALPGNFLVLRRQSLIGDAISHVALPGIVVAFLLTGTLAAWPMLLGAAASAIIAVGLIELIRRLGRIEPGAAMGVVFTTLFALGVLLIEQSDTSNVHLDVEHVLYGNLESLIWLRGTSWASLADPVALASLPPQLGRLALVLLAMVVFTVVLWKELVIGTFDAAFAASIGARPALSGFGLVVMVAVAAVAAFDAVGSIIVIAMFICPPAAARMMTDRIGPQVGWSLVFATISAILGYVLAGYGPLWLGGQHSVSAAGMIALVSGVILGLAALFGPRRRGTRQQA, from the coding sequence ATGATCAACGGTTTCGTGCAACTCAGCCTGACGCCGATCCTGATCGGCACGCTGGCCGCCTGCGCCTGCGCCTTGCCGGGCAATTTCCTTGTGCTGCGCCGCCAAAGCCTGATCGGCGACGCCATCAGCCATGTCGCGCTGCCCGGTATCGTTGTGGCCTTCCTGCTGACCGGCACACTGGCCGCCTGGCCGATGCTGCTGGGCGCCGCCGCCTCGGCGATCATCGCCGTCGGCCTGATCGAGCTGATCCGCAGGTTGGGTCGGATCGAACCGGGGGCGGCGATGGGTGTCGTCTTTACCACGCTGTTCGCGCTTGGCGTGTTGTTGATCGAGCAGAGCGATACCAGCAATGTCCATCTGGATGTCGAGCATGTCCTCTATGGCAATCTGGAAAGCCTGATCTGGCTGCGCGGCACGTCATGGGCCTCATTGGCCGATCCGGTGGCGCTGGCCAGCCTGCCGCCGCAGCTTGGGCGGCTGGCGCTGGTGCTGCTGGCGATGGTCGTCTTTACCGTGGTGCTGTGGAAGGAACTGGTGATCGGCACCTTTGATGCGGCCTTTGCCGCCAGCATCGGCGCACGTCCGGCGCTGAGCGGGTTCGGGCTGGTGGTGATGGTCGCGGTGGCGGCGGTGGCGGCTTTTGATGCGGTGGGCTCGATCATCGTGATCGCGATGTTCATCTGCCCGCCCGCCGCCGCGCGAATGATGACCGACCGCATCGGCCCGCAGGTCGGATGGAGCCTTGTCTTCGCCACCATCTCGGCCATCCTCGGTTATGTGCTGGCGGGATACGGACCGCTGTGGCTGGGCGGGCAGCATTCGGTTTCGGCCGCCGGGATGATCGCGCTGGTGTCCGGGGTGATCCTTGGGCTGGCGGCGCTGTTCGGGCCAAGGCGGCGCGGTACGCGGCAGCAGGCCTGA
- the map gene encoding type I methionyl aminopeptidase gives MDESRITREGIRIHAREDFAGMHKAGRVAAQILDEVGPLVEPGVSTGALDDFIRRRVGELQATSATIGYRGYQHASCISVNHVVCHGIPGEKLLQDGDILNIDVTVIVDGWYGDTSRMYVAGKAPIKAQRLIQVTHDALMKGIEAVRPGATFGDIGAAIQTYVEGKRMSVVRDFCGHGLGRTFHAPPNVLHFGRSGKGPVIEEGMFFTIEPMVNLGRPDTKVLADDWTAVTRDKSLSAQFEHSIGVTADGCEIFTPSDLFFPG, from the coding sequence ATGGACGAAAGCCGCATTACCCGCGAAGGGATCCGCATTCACGCGCGCGAGGATTTCGCCGGCATGCACAAGGCCGGCCGGGTCGCGGCGCAAATCCTTGACGAGGTCGGCCCTCTGGTCGAGCCGGGCGTCAGCACCGGGGCGCTGGATGATTTCATCCGCAGGCGAGTCGGGGAATTGCAGGCCACCTCGGCCACCATCGGTTATCGCGGCTATCAGCATGCCAGCTGCATCAGCGTGAACCATGTTGTCTGTCACGGCATTCCCGGCGAGAAGCTGCTGCAGGATGGCGATATCCTGAATATCGACGTCACGGTGATCGTCGATGGCTGGTATGGCGATACCAGCCGGATGTATGTCGCGGGCAAGGCCCCGATCAAGGCGCAGCGGCTGATTCAGGTGACCCATGACGCACTGATGAAGGGGATCGAGGCGGTGCGCCCCGGCGCCACTTTCGGCGATATCGGCGCCGCGATCCAGACCTATGTCGAGGGCAAGCGCATGTCGGTGGTGCGCGATTTCTGCGGTCACGGGCTGGGCCGGACCTTTCACGCGCCGCCCAATGTGTTGCATTTCGGCCGTTCCGGCAAAGGTCCGGTGATCGAGGAAGGCATGTTCTTCACCATCGAGCCGATGGTCAATCTGGGGCGGCCCGACACCAAGGTGCTGGCCGATGACTGGACCGCCGTGACCCGCGACAAATCGCTGTCAGCGCAGTTCGAGCATTCCATCGGCGTGACGGCGGATGGCTGCGAGATCTTCACGCCATCGGATCTGTTCTTTCCCGGATGA
- a CDS encoding sensor histidine kinase: protein MKSLGRYGVIGAVLIVAALAVAVPAARYMTRLQFDQLSERGQNTLGLAATALRGELARYRNLPQLIAQHDDIQALVTDPQNQVLIDRVNHYLRDVNALLGSSDIYVMLTDGNTVAASNFEGPVSFVGENFAYRPYFYDALTSDEGRFFALGTTSLKRGYYFGAPVRTPDGPQGVVVFKMDMDMIETSWHGTDFRIIVIDPEGIIFMSDRPEWRFAAIDQLTPDRLERTAATRRYAETDLRELPVTRSVDPAGHLLLTVQEGGDRTEYLAVTESMPEAEWTIKVLMQTRPARNQALVSVAALLLMLGVAALGWLSLQQRRRRLEERFSVQREAQEMLERRVSERTADLAEVNHRLEEEVIERRATERELRKTQADLVQAGKMAALGQMSAALSHEFNQPLGAVKAYAENAAVLLKRGRIDDARQNITDISSLTDRMAVLGRHLRNFARKPNERLQPVALDQVLRETLPIIEPRLRGVGVTLDVDLGPVPLMVQAGNVRLQQVLVNILSNAADAVEDRPYPEIRLTAWREGGRVFVQVRDNGPGVPAGILARIFDPFFTTKGVGKGLGLGLSISYNIIKDFGGNLTVANLPGEGAGFIIELPAAEAAHLPEAAE from the coding sequence ATGAAATCGTTGGGGCGCTATGGCGTGATCGGTGCCGTGTTGATCGTCGCCGCGCTGGCGGTGGCGGTTCCCGCCGCGCGCTATATGACGCGGCTGCAATTCGATCAGCTGTCCGAACGCGGCCAGAACACGCTTGGCCTTGCCGCCACCGCCCTGCGCGGGGAACTGGCGCGCTATCGCAACCTGCCGCAACTGATCGCGCAGCATGACGATATCCAGGCGCTGGTGACGGACCCGCAGAACCAGGTGCTGATCGACCGGGTGAACCACTATCTGCGCGACGTGAATGCGCTGCTGGGATCGTCGGACATCTATGTCATGCTGACCGATGGCAACACCGTCGCGGCCTCGAATTTCGAGGGTCCGGTCAGTTTCGTGGGCGAGAATTTCGCCTATCGCCCCTATTTTTATGACGCGCTGACCAGCGACGAGGGGCGGTTCTTCGCGCTGGGGACGACCTCGTTGAAGCGGGGCTATTACTTCGGGGCGCCGGTGCGCACGCCGGACGGGCCGCAGGGCGTCGTGGTGTTCAAGATGGACATGGACATGATCGAGACCAGCTGGCACGGCACCGATTTCCGCATCATCGTGATCGACCCCGAAGGCATCATCTTCATGTCCGACCGGCCGGAATGGCGTTTCGCCGCCATCGACCAGCTGACCCCCGACCGGCTGGAGCGCACGGCGGCGACCCGCCGCTATGCCGAGACCGATCTGCGCGAATTGCCGGTGACGCGCAGCGTTGATCCGGCGGGGCATCTGCTGCTGACGGTGCAGGAAGGCGGCGACCGCACCGAGTATCTGGCCGTCACCGAATCCATGCCCGAGGCCGAATGGACCATCAAGGTGCTGATGCAGACCCGCCCCGCGCGCAATCAGGCGCTGGTATCGGTCGCCGCGCTGCTGCTGATGCTGGGGGTGGCGGCGCTTGGCTGGCTCAGCCTGCAACAGCGGCGCCGGCGGCTGGAGGAACGCTTTTCGGTTCAGCGCGAGGCGCAGGAGATGCTGGAACGGCGGGTCAGCGAACGCACCGCCGATCTGGCCGAGGTCAATCACCGGCTGGAGGAAGAGGTGATCGAGCGTCGCGCGACCGAACGCGAATTGCGCAAGACCCAGGCCGATCTGGTGCAGGCGGGCAAGATGGCCGCGCTGGGGCAGATGTCGGCGGCGCTGAGCCATGAATTCAACCAGCCGCTGGGGGCGGTCAAGGCCTATGCCGAAAATGCCGCCGTGCTGCTGAAACGCGGACGGATCGACGACGCGCGGCAGAACATCACCGATATTTCCTCGCTGACCGACCGGATGGCGGTTCTGGGCCGCCACCTGCGCAATTTCGCCCGCAAGCCCAATGAACGGCTGCAACCCGTCGCGCTGGATCAGGTATTGCGCGAGACGCTGCCGATCATCGAGCCGCGTCTGCGCGGGGTCGGGGTGACGCTGGATGTGGATCTGGGGCCGGTGCCGCTGATGGTGCAGGCGGGCAATGTCCGGCTGCAACAGGTGCTGGTCAACATCCTGTCCAACGCCGCCGACGCGGTCGAGGACCGCCCCTATCCCGAAATCCGCCTGACCGCGTGGCGCGAGGGCGGGCGGGTGTTCGTGCAGGTGCGCGACAATGGCCCCGGCGTGCCTGCGGGGATTCTGGCGCGCATCTTCGATCCGTTCTTCACCACCAAGGGCGTGGGCAAGGGGCTGGGACTGGGGCTGTCGATCTCTTACAACATCATCAAGGATTTCGGCGGCAATCTGACGGTGGCGAACCTGCCCGGCGAAGGGGCCGGTTTCATCATCGAGTTGCCCGCCGCCGAAGCCGCGCATCTGCCGGAGGCCGCCGAGTGA